From Lasioglossum baleicum chromosome 16, iyLasBale1, whole genome shotgun sequence:
CAAACATCAAGCGTAAATCATTTCCAAAACAACAGTCTTTGcgaggagaaagaaaaagaagaaaaaacctTGGATCACGATTTCCACGTAGCACCGCACAGCGAACCAGGAAACAAAGAATTCCAAAAGAACTCTGCGCAACCATCTTACAACTCGCACACAATTAATAACAGTTTCGAATCAATCGATATTGAAAAAGACAATGGGGATGCTGCTAAAGAACTTACAATGCAGAAGAGAAACATCAATGCTTCCGTAAAGGTTCCTCCCGTTAACGAATCTCCAAGTACACAGGCTGAAAAGTTTCTTTCCGAAGGTTGCAACGAAGCGACCAAAGTGGAATCCAGTGTAAACACCACTGAAGTGAAGATAGACGGTCTCCCTCCGATAAAGTTGTCTTATGAAATTCCTCTCTGCCCGACGGTTGCGTCTAATCTGGAAGAGAGCCCTGAAAGAGCAGTTTCCAGCGATGGAAAGTCCTCCGCGACAAGGAACGCCGTTGCAAAACACAGTTTAACGAGTGGGAAACGGTACGCGAAGTTCAGTTTCTGTAATATTAAGAAGACTTTGGGGACAACGGGTTCGATGGATGTGTCGAATAACAGTCGAGGGACTGGAAATAATTCTGAAAAGGTTTCTATCGGGCAGGAGATAATCGTAAATAGTAACGAAGACGGTGGGAAGTTGAACGGTTCAATTGGATGCTCCTCTGACTTCTCGAAGAACAGATGTGAAAGTATTTCGGAGAATAGTTGGACCAAGACTGATAACGTTAATATAGATACTGTTTTAGATGATTTTTTGAGTAGTAATTGTGGTGATGAGAAGGTTGTAGTAAATGATGACTGGATTAATTCTTTGTTGATTTGATATTGTGAGAATTTGAAATGGGAAATATGACTGTTAACGGTAGATTTTGGACGAAAGATTTGGAAGACGCTGCGCTAGGATCCTTcgaagagcataaaaaaatattgcttgctCGCTGAATGCAGCTCAACCGGGTGATCGAAGAAATTCGAAAAATAATCGAATGAATCGActtgtttatatatatatatatgtacataaaaaatatattacataAACAATGTATATTTGTTTAGAACGACATACATAATTATTCTCTTATAGATATATTTGTAATGTGAGCAAATCGATACGACTTAATAGCGGTTCACAGAGAGAAACAAAGAGAAAACTCATtgggaaaaatatatatttgcatCTGACTATTACAATGAATCGTAAGAAGCGAGACGATCGTGTCCGTGTATATATATCGATAAAAAAGAAACCCGTTCGAAACTTGTTTTTCCAATCTATTCAGCTCTTTTCTTTCACGATTTCTTCCTTGACAAGTTTGATCTCGCGACCGAGGAGATCGTATTTGGAATGATTCGGTTCTGGATCTTGATCTGTGTCCGAGCTGCAATCGCTATCGCTGGAATCCTCGTAAGAGCCAAGCCCAGGTAAAATTCCGATACATTTCATGCCAACGATATCGTTGCTCGCTGTTTTATTTTGCGAACCGACCACGTCTCGCAGCAAAGTGTTCTCGCATTCGAAGTTTTCGTTAGTTTTCCGATCGTTTTCTTGGCAATCGTTGATCGCGGACGAATCTTTCTCCTCATCGGACGGTAATTTTCTTTTGACAGCTCGGGTACTTTCCCCTACAAGAGAAAACATAATCTTAGACGAGTTTTCACAATGGCTATCGAAGCATTCGAAAGCTCACTAAGAAAAACCCCTCCGAGGAAAATTTCAGTCCTCTAGCTCGCCCGCGAAGATAGTTACAGGGTAAATTATATTTCGCGCTTATCCGAGCATTTTCCGGTCTCCGATGCTTtccaaaataatgaaaaaaatgcGATATATTGTGAAGCATAAGGcgcattttacagaattttttccgatttttctgttgcaaactgtggtcgtgaaaaatgaaaaccTAACAAGTGCAAAACTCGGCGCTCTTTTCCCCGATTTTTGTtggggtttttcatttttcacgaccacagtttgcaatgaaaaaatcggaaaaaattctgtaaaatgcgCCTTGGGATCCAGAATAAGTGATattcttttcagaattttcgaatGCATCAGAGACCGGAAAAGCGGGCtagctagagggctgaaattttactcggtTGTTCATGTTATCtaattttttactttgttcACCTTGTttcggcttctccgagcgtTTCACCACAACACCGGCTAACAGTTTCAATTGCGATGTGCGGCTGTAACGATAGACAAAtgcaggtttgaatattatatttgAATATCATATCCGTTTGCATAttatagaaacgcaagagaaacaaaataataatgataacaCAATTACCTTCCAGAGGAAACGTTTTTATTCGCAATTTGAGGATTCTTTAGTTCTTGCTTTAATTTATCATTCAATGACTTCTCTTGCAGAGACGCCACGGCTGCTTTAAAATCACGTATCTCCTTCTCTTCTTCCAGATTCTTCTTACGTTCTTCTTCCAGTTTCGTTCTGTCGACTAAATCCAGGAATTCCACTTCGTCGTCGTCCAAGCCTTTGATCATGTTCTCTAATTATACAGGAAAAAAATATATctgtatttatatgtatatagtatgTATTAGACTCGCGTACATTTCAATACGTTTCAAT
This genomic window contains:
- the LOC143216826 gene encoding uncharacterized protein LOC143216826, which encodes MEDLCPLCLNNGRKRSVKLFQVNLQEAVRMCQEDECPWPFGYKPFTFSPRIVGKIWSYYWDDHSSKPKESLSSSTKQQPLRSKTLSTDLLITPQTSSVNHFQNNSLCEEKEKEEKTLDHDFHVAPHSEPGNKEFQKNSAQPSYNSHTINNSFESIDIEKDNGDAAKELTMQKRNINASVKVPPVNESPSTQAEKFLSEGCNEATKVESSVNTTEVKIDGLPPIKLSYEIPLCPTVASNLEESPERAVSSDGKSSATRNAVAKHSLTSGKRYAKFSFCNIKKTLGTTGSMDVSNNSRGTGNNSEKVSIGQEIIVNSNEDGGKLNGSIGCSSDFSKNRCESISENSWTKTDNVNIDTVLDDFLSSNCGDEKVVVNDDWINSLLI
- the LOC143216831 gene encoding PSME3-interacting protein-like, which translates into the protein MSSGFISEAEIAEQRRIRQQEWESVRTADQPLEAPEEPCDPRSLYERLQEQKNKRDAEYEEAHKLKNMIKGLDDDEVEFLDLVDRTKLEEERKKNLEEEKEIRDFKAAVASLQEKSLNDKLKQELKNPQIANKNVSSGSRTSQLKLLAGVVVKRSEKPKQGESTRAVKRKLPSDEEKDSSAINDCQENDRKTNENFECENTLLRDVVGSQNKTASNDIVGMKCIGILPGLGSYEDSSDSDCSSDTDQDPEPNHSKYDLLGREIKLVKEEIVKEKS